The nucleotide window CCGCGTGAAGGACCTCATGGTGAGTGAGCTTCGGGACGAGCCTCGGACTCGGCCGCCCGGGCTCCgggcccgccgcccgccgccgcgcTGCCCCCGCGCTCTGGGGAGACCCTGCTCCGGGACGGCGGCGGGCCGAGCTCCCGGAAGGCCGCCCGTCGGGCCGCGGCTGGTGGGCGTCGTTCCCTCGGACCCCACGTTTCCGGCCGAGGCACGGCCGCGCGTCTCGGGCTGACCGCGGCCGGTGGCAGCCGTGGTTGACGGCTCTCGTCGCGTAGCTGGCGGGCGCCGTGCTGAGCACCTCGAGAGCGCGCGCTGGCGGGGAGCCGGCTTGTTTAGGGTCAGGGCTGCGGTCCCGCGCTGTGGGCGGAGCTCAGCCGCACCGGGTTCTGCTGACCCGCTCAGGACCCCGCGGGCCCTGAGAGGAGAGACAGGCCTGGCTGAGCCGCAGACCCCCGGCCGGCCACGCGGGTTTGCTGAGCCCGTGGGACGGGGTTCTTCCAAGGCCAGACGTGAAGAGTGCCGTTGTCGAATTGAGCAGGCAGCTGCTTCCTGGCTCGCTTGCTCTGCTGCCCCGTCCTACCTGGAGCCGCTTTTTGGGAGGACGGCCGTGAAGAGGCTCGCTGAGGCCGCTGGGGTGACAGGGGGCCCCGTGGACAAGCCTGGCTGGCCGACCACCAGCCAAGGCCAGTGTGCTGGCGCCCCATCCCACTCTCCCCAGGGTGGCCTCCTCTCAGTGTCCCTGCTCGGTGGGTCCCCCGCACCTGCCAGCGGTGCCACGCGTGACCAGGAAGCAGCAGCTCACGGGGCGGCGGTCACCAGAGGCGCGTAGGGTTTGGGTGACGGGGCGGAGGACGGCtgtgagggcttcctggaagaggaggccCCTGGTTCTGAGAGGAAAactgggggcccagggcagggagacTCGGCCGCGGGTCCGAGCGGAGCAGCTGTGGCCGCGAGGGCTGTGGCgctgcagagctgggaggaggctgCGCCACCTGCGTGTGTGGCGTGGCACAGGGTGGGCAGCGGCGGGGGCTCGGCCCTCACGGCTGCCCTCCCGCCAGGTCATCAACCGCTCCACCGCCGAGCTGCCGCTCACGGTGTCCTACGACAAGATCTCGCTGGGGCGGCTGCGCTTCTGGATCCACATGCAGGACGCCGTGTACTCGCTGCAGCAGCTCGGTGAGGCCGCGGGATGCGGCGGTTCCTTCACGTGGTTGCAGCCCGGGAGCCCCGAGCCCGGCTTCTGCGCCGTCTGAGCTCGACGCCCTGCCCACGGGCCTCGGCGGGGTCGGCGCTCTTCCTGCCAGTGGGTCGccgccccgcccggcccccaGGTGTGGCCTCGGGCCGCCCGCCTCACTTGGGCTCTTCCTTCCCAGGCTTTTCGGAGAAGGACGCTGACGAGGTGAAGGGCATTTTCGTGGACACCAACCTGTACTTCCTGGCGCTGACCTTCTTCGTGGCCGCGTTCCACGTGAGTGGTCCCGGCCTTCCCGGCTCAGGACGCGGGTCTGCGCCTCACGCCCCGACCGGCCGCGGGGCCCGGGGCCTTGTCTGCGGCTTCGGAGGCCGCTCAGGAACGAGAATCCACAGCCCGTGTGGAGTCAGTGGGTGACCTGGCAGGAGAGGCACTGGCTCGTGTGGGTCTGCGGCCGTCCCGAGGGTCACGGGCCAGTCCTGCCAGGGGGACCCGTCAGACCCCGCGGGGCAGGAGGTGGGAGTACCGAGCCGCAGGACGCCCCAGGGCTGGGGGGCGTGGGTCTTCCTGGAAGGTCAGTGTCTCAGGAAGGAGCCCAGGCGCGCCCGTGTGGGGCGGGGACAGCTCGAGGGGCTCACGGCTGTCCTGTCTTCTCTTCAGCTGCTTTTTGATTTCCTGGCGTTTAAAAACGACATCAgtttttggaagaaaaagaagaccatGATTGGCATGTCCACCAAAGCAGGTAGCGCCCAGGCCACGCCGCCCTCGGCCCGGCACGCGCGGCTCTCGGGAGGGCCATTTAGGTCGGCGGCACAGCAGCCGGGAGGGCGCCGGTCTGCGGTCGTGCGGGCCGAGTGAGCCGGTGACCAAGGGAGGCAGAGGGCCCTGCTTGAGTGACAACAACAGGCGTCCATTCATGGTCCTCTTGGCCGCCAAGCCGGGTCTCCAGCGAGAGGCAGCTCGTTCCCTCCCTGGGACGTGACCCCGAGCGGCTGGTCTGGGATCCTGGGCAGCCCCACgttggctgtggctcagggtctCCAGTCCTGACCGCCGGCTTCCTGCTCCCGCCTCCGGCCCTCCCAGGCCGTGGTGCGAGCAAGCTTTGTGGGTCCTGGGGCCCGAGCCCTTGGCCCGCTGCTCTGCTCTCGCGCTGTGCCGTCTCCTAAAGCACGACCTGGAGGGACAGCCCAGCACGGGCACCACGGGCTCAGTGTGGAGGCAGGAAGCAGGCCTGGCGAGACCTGCCAGGACCCGGGTTCCTCGGCGCTTTCTGCACACTGCGGGTTTGCAGGTGTAGCTGGCGTGTGCTCCCAGCCGGTGCTGCCGGTCCCTGGCCTTTCATAGTCAGCCCGCGTCTCCTGGGGTCACGGGTGGTCCACTCTTCCTCTGCGGTGGGTGCTGGGGGAGAAGCGGTCGAGGGAGCGTGTGTGGGCGTGTGCACGCACGGGTGCAGCGGGGTGACCCCCGGCTCAGCACAGTCCCCTCCGCCCGTCCGCAGTGCTCTGGCGCTGCTTCAGCACCGTGGTCATCTTCCTGTTCCTGCTGGACGAGCAGACGAGCCTGCTGGTGCTGGTCCCCGCGGGCATCGGGGCCGCCATCGAGGTGAGGCACCCCCGGGCGCTGGTCTGAGTCCTGTGCCGCTGTCCTGGGGCCCAAGTGCCCAGTGCTGCCGGAACCCAGGGCCTTGGCCGAGGAGTGACCGGCAGGAGGGCGGGGGCGCGGTTGCCGCGGTTTCCTGAGCAGAGCTCCCACCGTCCCATGTTTCTCCTCATGAGACACGAGCACTGGAGCTTGTCGCACCCGTCCGTGGGTGCCACACGGGCTCCCTCGCGGCTCCCCTGCCCCGGATGCTGCATGAAGCAGAAGCGTCTGCCCCAAGGACAGCAGAGGGTGGTGGGCCAGGGCATCCCGCCAGGGCGTCCCCTCCAGGGTCCCAGCGCCTCCTTCAGCTGTGGCCACGTTCTGAGGCCACCGCAGGCACCAGCTCCCGTGGCTGCCAGTGGGGCAGTGCTGGCGAGGGCCCTGCGTGCAAGCCACCGTGTAGACATGTAAGGGTCAGTCCTGGAGAGGCCCTGACGGCAGGACATGGGGCTCGGGCCTCCCAGTGGTGGGGAGAGGGCGGGGAGTGAATTTGGAGCTGGGCAGGTGGGGCGAGCCGGCTGGAGCAGGCGAGCTGGGCTTGGCCCAGTGGCTAGTGTCTCGCTGGTGCCCAGAGGCGGTCAGTCTGCGCGGCTGGGGGAGAGCTGGTGGGTTGGGGCTGGAGGCCGGTCCCGCTGTGAGCATGAGAATATCGGGCAGGACCCGGGGTGCCCCAGGGCCCGAGCAGGAGGTGCTGGGGGCCGTCACGTCTGAGGAGTGGGTCAGGCTCCTCTGACCCGGGGGCCTCGAGAGTGGCTTTCTCGTCTCCCTCAGCTGTGGAAGGTGAAGAAGGCCTTGAAGATGAGCGTGGTTTGGAGAGGCCTGAGGCCCGCCTTTCAGGTAGGGCCCCCGGCGTCCTCTCAGGGACCCGTCACCCCGCCTGCCTCCCGCCTCCCGCCTCAGCCGCGGTGACTGGCGATGGCGTTTCCCAGTCGGACACAGGCGGTTGTGAAGGCTGGTGACTGTCCCCTGGTCATGCTGCCAACCGCCCGGCCCAAAGAGCAGCTTCGTGCCCACAGACCAGGGGGGAGACGCAGCAGCacctgggggcaggtgggggtcaGTGCTCTGCCCACAGGCTTCCTGGGCTCTGGTTCACCCAGGGCCCCATCGCAGACCCAGCACGGCCCCCCTGGGCAATGCCCCCACCTCCGTGACGAGACAGGACGCCGTTGGGCGTCCGAGCCTCCCTGCGCTCCCGCAGTCCTCGGGGGTGAGAGGGCAGCTCACCCAGGTTCCCAGAGAGCCGCTGCGGGGTGGGCAGTTGGAAGCTCCTCTGCCGTTTGGTGGCCTCAGCCAAGGAGTCTCGGGGTCCCTCAGGCCCGGGATGCAGCTTGTCCCGAGTCGGCCCCGCGTCCACCCGCGCGGACCCGCAGCAGTGTCTTCACTGCAGAAACCAGGGGAGCGGGGAGCTGCGCGAGGACTGGAGCCGGGCAGCAGGGCCTGCTTCTGCCTGGGGCTCGCGGCGCCAGCCTGTGCGTCGGGGCCTCTGCCTCCGGCTCTGAAGGGCAGGCGAGCCGCCACGTCCGCCGCGCCCCGTCCCTCCTGGTCTGCTCAGGATGTGCTGGTGTTGGATCTCGTTTCAGTTCGGCTCGTCCAGTGAATCCGAGAGGAAGACGGAGGAGTACGACACGCAGGTGAGCGGCGAGCGGGCCCAGGCCTGGCGGCGCATCCCGCGGGGAAGCCGCCTCCTGGGAGCTGGGCCCGTGTCTGCCCTGGGCCCGCCCCAGGAAGGGGGCCGGGGGCGCCTGTCTCTGGGCCTGTGGGCGGCCATGCCGAGTCCGCTCCCGTGGGTGGCCGTGGGGGCGCGGGCGGAGTCTCGGTCCCGAGATGCGGGGCAGCCATGGGCTGCGCTTTGAGGGAGCACCTGTGTCCTGCGGGGAGGCTTTCGTTTCCCGCTTTAACGGCATCCACCTGCATCCCAGCCCTCATGCGGATTTAGCACAGTTCAGCTGAGAGCAGACACCGCCTTGGTCGGAGGGCTCCTCGGCGCTCTCCGAGGGTCGGCTGCTTTTCAGGGGGGCCTGACACGTCCCTGCAGTGTCCGGTCCTCGCCGCGGGCACCCCGAGGGCTAGACGTGCGCAGTCACGGTGCCCCGCACACTGGCGCGCTGCCCTGGCCGCGAGCGCCGTGAGGGCAGGGGCCGGGCCCTGGCGGGCGGCATCCAACCGGCCTCTGCTCCGCAGGCCATGACGCTCTTGTCCTACCTCCTCTACCCGCTGTGCGTCGGAGGCGCCGTCTACTCCCTGCTTAACGTCAAGTACAAAAGGTGGGACTTCCCCCCGCTGCCTGCCGGCGTGGGTCCCGGGCGCCCAGCCTCGTCCCCGCGGGGCCCCAGCACTCCTGCAGTGGGCCCGGGACGGACACGCGCTGTTCCCTCGTCCTGGTCTCCTGAGGCCTGGGTGTCCCTCACGGCACTGGGATGGGGCAGGCAGTGGGGCCATGGCCACCGTGCCTACAGGTCAGCCCTGGCCGGCCCATGGCCTCGAGGCAGGCCTGGGGACTCCAGAGGGCGTGTGGGCATGCGAGGTGGGGGCTAGGACTAACACAGACTGGGCGGTGGGGGGccagctgcccccagcccctgctctgctGTCTTACAGCTGGTACTCCTGGCTCATCAACAGCTTCGTCAACGGTGAGTCTCAGCAACAGCCTTGGCGGCAGGCCACACAGCTgggggggcctgggggaggccagCTGCCCCGCCTGCGTTCCATGTGCTCTCTCCGGGCAAGAGCTGGGCACGGGCAGTGGACCGTGCACGCTGCCCGAGGGCGCAccagggccccagccccagcctgagcGTCCTCAGGGGCCTGTCCACTGGCAGGGCGGGTCCCGACCACCATGCCCTGCTCTGCAGATGGGCAGCACGGGGACAGGCCCTTGGCTGCTGTGTCCACCTGGCGTGGGGCAGGGGCTGCATCTCACAGCCCGTGGTGCTCGTTCTGCCCACAGCGGAGGCGGGTGGTCAGCTGAAGGGTGGCGCTCCTGGGCGTGGGGGGCCAGGCGGTCCCGGTGCCCCGAGGGACGGGCATCGGGACTGCATCCCCACGCCTGACCGCTTCTTAGGGGTCTACGCGTTCGGCTTCCTGTTCATGCTGCCCCAGCTCTTCGTGAACTACAAGGTAAGACGCACCCCGTCCCGCCGCCCCCGCGTCCCCGAGCTGCCCGGCCGCTCACGTGCCCATCTCCCCGCAGATGAAGTCGGTGGCGCACCTGCCCTGGAAAGCCTTCACCTACAAGGTCAGCCTCCCGCTGCGTCGGCGCGTCCGTGCCGTCCGGCCTCTGTCGCGGCGGCAGGAGACGGCCTTGGTCCCAGCCAGGCTTCTCGGCAGCATGTGCCAGAGCAGGGATGCTCTCAACGCAGAGGCCGGGCGTCTGGGGGGCCGAGTCTGGGCCCAGGCCGCCAGGGCCATCCCTGCACAGGGGCTGGGACCACGTGGCCCCCCAGGGCGTCCGCACACGGACCTGGCCGTGTGTCAGCGCCGGTGCTGGGGGTTGGGACACAGTCAAAATGTCCCTCGGTCTCCCCAGCTGAGTGGCCGTGGCCAGCGGCAGGGTGCCGGGCCGTGGGGCCAGGGCACCAGCAGCCTGGGTGGCTCCCCGCTCCGGGCGGGGCTCCGAGGGGCCCCGGCCTcacgcccgccgccgccgccgcccgcagGCTTTCAACACCTTCATTGACGACGTGTTCGCCTTCATCATCACCATGCCCACCTCCCACCGGCTGGCCTGCTTCAGGGACGACGTGGTGTTTCTCGTGTACCTGTACCAGCGATGGTGAGCGCGGCTCGGGCATGGCGGGGCCGCCCGGGACCTGCCCGCCCTCGGGGTCGGGGTGCCCCGCCGGCACCGTCTCCTGAGGCGCGTGGCCCGGGGTCGGGGCTCCGGCCTGACTGTTAAAATCCCCCGCGCGCCTCCGCCCGGTCTCGCGGTCTCGACACGGAGTTCCCGGGACACGCGTGTCCTCCCTGCAGACCGGCCGGGCTGACCCCGCGCGGTCTCCTCGCAGGCTTTATCCCGTGGATAAGAGCAGGGTGAACGAGTTCGGGGAGTCGTACGAGGAGAGCCCCCCGCGGAAGCCCCACACAGACTGAGCGCCCCGCTGGCTGCTCGTGGCCGCCTGGCGGAGCCTCGCGTGTCAGCCGAGTATTTTGGACACTTTGGTGGAACTTCCGGGCGTCCCATCCTCTGCGTTGCCAAAACCTCGGGAGGCCCCTTGCGCCCCCGGTCCCCTCGCGCCGTGATCGGGATCGGGAGGCGCTGCGGGCGCAGGGGCCTCGCCCGCAGGACCCGTGTCACGGCGTCTAAAAGTGCCCCTCGAAGGAAAGTCTGACGCCTCTGAGTCCATTCCGTGTAGACTCTGGGGTCACgcggcttttttcctttttgtttaaaatttgacAATTTTAAAGCTTAATGTATGTacgtttctattttaaaataaatttctccgGCTGTAACGGGTTTCCCGGCCTGGGACGACGTGCCGGTTTCAGACACTTGCGCTTTCCCCGTTGGCGGCCTTGGCGGGCTTTGTCTCCGTGTCTGCTGGGAGGAGCACGCGGGGGCCCCTCTCCAGGCCCTCGGCTCAGGCTCGGAAGCCCCCGACCCACAGTCTCCCGGGAGCAGGTGGCTGGGGATCCACTAGAGAAACGCCGCAGCCCAGCGCCAAGGGGCGGAGGGACCGGGTTCAGGGGATTAGCTCCCGGAACCCGCTCTGGCCTTGGCGGGGGGGCAGCCTCAGGGCCCCAAGTTGAGTCTTTAAAACAGACGAGGTTCTTCCTCAGCGCGGCCGCCCTGGGCCGTGGCCTCCAGATGGTCCTCAGGGCCCCCTCCCTGGGCAGGCGGGAGCCCGGGGGGCGGGTCCTTCGCACACGTCCAACCCGCCCCTGCCCGCAGGCCAGACTGAGAACGGCACTGGGGGCCGCAGGCGGGGAGCCTCGCCCCGCCTGAGGGAACATCTCAGGTCCCCCTGCGGTCAGAGCCCCACCCGCCGCCCAGAGCCTCTGCTCCGGCTGCAGGGAAGGCTCGGGCGAGGGTGGCGGGCCCGGGGCCTCGGGGACCCCAGCAAGCAGGACGGGCGAGGCCCTGGCCCGAGACACGTGGGGCAGGACGATTCTGCCCCTCACCCGGGACCGAGCCTGGCGGCACCCCAGGGGCTCAGCCTGCCCCGAGGTCGGGCCGTGCAGTCTCCCGGGGCCCGGCCGGGCCGGGGGCTCTCGGGCCTGCAGCCCAGCTCCCTGAGAATGTCTGCCTGTCAAACCCGCTGCTTCACTCAGAAGTGTAAGGACGGTCTCTGCAGGTGCAGGTGTGCGCCGACGCCCCTTCGGTTTCAGAACGAAGGGCGCTTGGGAGGACTGCTCGCCGAGACGCCTGCTCTTCATTTCAGCCGAGGGGCCGCCGAAGAGGCAGAGGGCTGCGGCGGGCAGGCCAGCGACCCACGCTCTGCAGCCCCTGGTCGTGCGTGAGCGGCGAGGGGCCTGCAGGCTGCAGATGACGTTACCCGGGCCTCTCATCCTGAGGCCTGAGGCCACGTCCTTTCAAGAGAGCTGTTACTTGGTACGACTCGGGAGTGAGTCCAGGTTGTTCTCTTAAGCTGTGACTGTGTGTACCTGTTTCCTTTTTGAAG belongs to Sus scrofa isolate TJ Tabasco breed Duroc chromosome 16, Sscrofa11.1, whole genome shotgun sequence and includes:
- the CLPTM1L gene encoding cleft lip and palate transmembrane protein 1-like protein, which gives rise to MWIGRSSFTSLVVGVFVVYVVHTCWVMYGIVYTRPCSGDGNCIQPYLARRPKLQLSVYTTTRSSLGAENHVDLVLNVEDFDVESKFERTVNVSVPKKTRNNGTLYAYVFLHHAGVLPWRDGKQVHLVSPLTTYMVPKPEEVNLLTGESATQQVEAEKRPSNALDEPVSHWRPRLTLNVMVDDFVFDGAALPADVHRYMKMVQLGKTVHYLPILFIDQLSNRVKDLMVINRSTAELPLTVSYDKISLGRLRFWIHMQDAVYSLQQLGFSEKDADEVKGIFVDTNLYFLALTFFVAAFHLLFDFLAFKNDISFWKKKKTMIGMSTKAVLWRCFSTVVIFLFLLDEQTSLLVLVPAGIGAAIELWKVKKALKMSVVWRGLRPAFQFGSSSESERKTEEYDTQAMTLLSYLLYPLCVGGAVYSLLNVKYKSWYSWLINSFVNGVYAFGFLFMLPQLFVNYKMKSVAHLPWKAFTYKAFNTFIDDVFAFIITMPTSHRLACFRDDVVFLVYLYQRWLYPVDKSRVNEFGESYEESPPRKPHTD